The Blattabacterium cuenoti sequence TTTAATGATCAAGTAAATCATTTTAATACTTATAGAAATAAATTTCCAAAAATTATCATCGCGAATTTTTTTCCTCAATTTAGAGAAAAAGGATATTTCCAATCTCAAATCGGATCAGAAAAAGCTCCTATTGTAAATTTTCAGGATTAGCAAACAAAAGATTTTAGATGAAAAAAATCCTAAAAGGAATTATTAAATTCTTACTCATTTTACTACTAATTTTCACAAATTCAGTACAAGGACAATTGAATATCCCTGAAAATCCAAAAAAAATATATCCCGTTAACGACTATGCAGGAGTATTATCACACATTCAAATACAAGAATTAAATGAAAGACTCATTCAATATTCAAAAAAAACATCCACAGAAATTTTAATTTCTATTGTTCGAGATCTTTATGGAGAAGATCCAAATTTTTTAGCTTCTAAATGGGGAAATAAATGGCATATTGGAAAAAAATATAAAAACAATGGAATTATCATCTTATTATCTATAAACGATAAAAAAATATCCATTCAAAATGGATACGGAATAGAGCCATACTTGACCGATTTTACCACTCGACGCATCATCCAAAAAATAAAACCTCTTTTAAAGAAAAATCTATACTATAAAGCTATAGATATAAGTATTAAAGAGATATTTAGAATCATGAAAAATGAATATATAAACAAGGAAAACAAAAAAAATCATTTTTCCAAATGGAATTTTGTTTTTTCTATTAGTGTTTTTTTGATGATGTTTTTTTTCATATGCTTATGTAAAAAAAGAATAGATCCTTCATTATTAAATACATTATTTTTAACGAATATTCTACTATTCAAAAAAAAATATTCCGATAATGAAGATAGTTTTGATGGATTCGGAGAAGGTGGAAATTTTGGAGGTGGTGGATCATGCGACAACTGGTAATCTAATCTGTATTTTTTTTTGTTAAAAATTCTTCAAGATAAGCTATACTTTTCAAAGTATCACTTTCTTTCTTTTTTTCTTTTAAAAGGATTTCTTTTGGAACAGACCTCACATATTTATTGTTGGATAAATTATTCCGGATCATAGATAATAAATTATAAAAATATTGAATTTTTTTTTGAATCTGAATAAGATCCATTTTCTTATAAGAAGACTTGATAGATAAAAAGTATTTATCCGTTCCTAAAAAAAAGGAAAAAAATTGTTCTTTTTTAGGTTTTTTTAACACATGAATTATTTGAGATAAATTTGCTAATTTTAATATTATAGAATGGTATTCTTTCTCTGCTCCTTCTTTCACATAAAATAAAACTAAGCTTTTTTTATAAGGAATATTTATTTTATTTCTTATAGAACGTATTTGAGATATAATTTGAACAGCCCTATCAAAAGAAACTAAAACATTCTGATTATAGGATTTTTTTTTAGGCCAAGAAGAAATAATTAACGCTTCCTCTCTTGTTCTTTTTTTAAGAAGATTCCAAATTTCTTCTGAAAGAAAAGGCATATATGGATGTAATAATTTTAACACATTCTCAAACCACTTAATTGTATTTGAATAAACGGATTTCGATATACATTTTCCAGAAACAGGCTTAATAATTTCAAGAAACAAAGAACAAAAATCATTCCAAATTAACTTGTATAAAATCATCAATGATTCATCAAATTTATATTGATGAAAATATTTTTCAAAAATTTCCAAAACATGATAAAAACGATTTTCAAACCATATAATAGCCTTTTTAGATGCTTCAGGAAAATTTTGATTTTTTTCTTCTATATCCCAACTTTGTATCAAACGAAAAGCATTCCATATC is a genomic window containing:
- a CDS encoding TPM domain-containing protein; amino-acid sequence: MKKILKGIIKFLLILLLIFTNSVQGQLNIPENPKKIYPVNDYAGVLSHIQIQELNERLIQYSKKTSTEILISIVRDLYGEDPNFLASKWGNKWHIGKKYKNNGIIILLSINDKKISIQNGYGIEPYLTDFTTRRIIQKIKPLLKKNLYYKAIDISIKEIFRIMKNEYINKENKKNHFSKWNFVFSISVFLMMFFFICLCKKRIDPSLLNTLFLTNILLFKKKYSDNEDSFDGFGEGGNFGGGGSCDNW